Proteins encoded within one genomic window of Haladaptatus sp. QDMS2:
- a CDS encoding SDR family oxidoreductase yields MDLQISGNSALVTASSSGLGKASAKALAREGANVVMNGRSQESLDEAVEEVREVATGEVVGVTADLTEPDDIENLVQTTVDEFGGLDHLVTSAGGPPSGPFLETTDEDWYDAFDLLVMSVVRLVREAADPLAAGDGGTIVNITSRSVKEAIPSLVLSNSVRMSVIGLEKTLSTELAPDVRVNAVLPGPHETRRIRELIEQGVDRGEYDSYEEGLAARGESNPLTRIGKPMELGDTVAYLSSPLSGYINGTALPIDGGLGNSNL; encoded by the coding sequence ATGGACCTACAGATTTCGGGTAACTCGGCCCTCGTCACGGCATCGAGCAGCGGGCTCGGCAAAGCGTCCGCGAAGGCACTGGCACGCGAAGGCGCGAACGTCGTCATGAACGGGCGCTCACAGGAATCACTCGACGAAGCGGTCGAAGAGGTACGCGAAGTCGCAACCGGCGAGGTCGTCGGCGTCACAGCAGACCTCACGGAACCTGACGACATCGAGAATCTCGTCCAGACGACCGTGGACGAATTCGGCGGCCTCGACCACCTCGTCACGTCCGCGGGCGGTCCACCGTCCGGACCGTTCCTCGAGACCACCGACGAGGATTGGTACGACGCCTTCGACCTGCTCGTGATGAGCGTCGTCCGCCTCGTTCGTGAGGCCGCAGACCCCCTCGCGGCGGGCGACGGCGGCACCATCGTGAACATCACCTCCCGAAGCGTGAAAGAGGCGATTCCGTCGCTCGTGCTCTCGAATTCGGTGCGCATGAGCGTCATCGGCTTGGAGAAGACGCTCTCGACCGAACTCGCCCCCGACGTGCGCGTGAACGCCGTCCTGCCGGGGCCACACGAGACTCGACGCATCCGCGAACTCATCGAGCAGGGCGTAGACCGCGGCGAATACGATTCTTACGAGGAGGGACTCGCGGCACGCGGTGAATCGAACCCGCTCACGCGTATCGGCAAGCCAATGGAACTCGGCGACACCGTCGCCTACCTCTCCTCGCCGCTCTCGGGGTACATCAACGGGACGGCGCTTCCAATCGACGGCGGCCTCGGCAACTCGAACCTCTAA
- a CDS encoding cupin domain-containing protein, whose protein sequence is MEPVDFDEAETYEPEDGWRRVSLAGSEKFTFEWFEKPPGHSSPMHDHENEQVCLVLKGELSIYTDDDEVTLSQYDSVWLDAWESHRVENTGDELAIGLDVFAPGRGFDFWTDREE, encoded by the coding sequence ATGGAACCAGTCGATTTCGACGAAGCAGAAACGTACGAACCGGAGGACGGGTGGCGACGGGTATCGCTGGCGGGCAGCGAGAAGTTCACCTTCGAGTGGTTCGAGAAGCCACCGGGCCACTCCTCGCCCATGCACGACCACGAGAACGAACAGGTCTGTCTCGTGCTCAAGGGCGAACTCTCTATCTACACCGACGACGACGAGGTCACTCTCAGTCAGTACGACTCCGTCTGGCTGGACGCGTGGGAGTCCCACCGCGTCGAGAACACGGGGGACGAACTGGCCATCGGCCTCGACGTGTTCGCGCCGGGCCGTGGCTTCGACTTCTGGACGGACCGGGAGGAATAG